TCGGTCAAAAAGCAGAATCCCATGATGGAGATTTATCCCAATTCTAAAGCCGGCAAGGCTTTTTCTCAGCTGGCCGAGATCATGGCCTTTGGAGCTGAAAAGGAGAAGTCCCGGGGGATGAAGGGATTTGTTTACCGGATGCTGGGCTTTTTCCGGGGAAACTGAAGACAGGTCGGCAGGCACCCTTTTGTACAGTCACTTGAGGAGGACATCGCTTAAATGGGACTGGAAAATTTGAATGTCAATCAGGATATAGATCTGGAAGTTAAAAAGGGGCCCTATAAAGGAAATTACGAGAGCAGAGTAGCGGATATCAAAGATGAAGTTATCGAAATTTTGACTCCCTATCGAGAGGGCAATCTGGTTCCTCTTCGTCAGGGGCTGGAAGTTGTGATCTTTTTTGCCGGAGACACAGCAGCCTTTAAATTTATTTCCACAGTTGAAAATAGAAGGAGCGAGCCCGTGCCGGTGCTCTGCCTGGAAAAGCCGGAGGAGGATGACCTGGTAAAAATACAGAGACGCGATCACTTTCGTCTCGAGGCCAGGAAGAAGGTCTGGTATCGTGCTGTTGATGA
This genomic interval from Halarsenatibacter silvermanii contains the following:
- a CDS encoding flagellar brake protein; its protein translation is MGLENLNVNQDIDLEVKKGPYKGNYESRVADIKDEVIEILTPYREGNLVPLRQGLEVVIFFAGDTAAFKFISTVENRRSEPVPVLCLEKPEEDDLVKIQRRDHFRLEARKKVWYRAVDEDWEPAEEEFSETHTLDISGGGVKMLVPRDYDVVEGDFLELKLDIEEIEEVSIISEVVNKYNQPSIQDKKPLGIQFIDIDRDTRDLLMGWMFEYQRKLRRRGLL